A section of the Gloeobacter violaceus PCC 7421 genome encodes:
- a CDS encoding IS1182-like element ISGvi6 family transposase, with protein sequence MQPSVWQPPVEPSPAEQAILKRIRRAKLFVFLRRIRHQLFDAAFQSELAGIYKDSPCGQPPIPPAQLALATVLQAYTGISDDETIEVLTMDRRWQMVLDCLDCEEAPFGKATLIRFRQALIAHGLDRRLIERTIELATSDGGFGSRALRAALDSSPLWGAGRVEDSFNLLGHAMRKALRIMVCQTGVGLAQWAEQTGTTLVAGSSLKAALDIDWSQPDECAEALGRLLGALESLESYLDGQTQPPQAGVARCLQAAEQVHQQDVQLNSRGQFVLRRGVSRERRISIEDPAMRHGRKSRAVRIDGYKRHVLKDIDSGLVRAVGITAANRPEAAVTRDIEADLEPQRVKLIELHIDRAYLSSEWVRLRPEDLRIYCKAWPVRNGPYFQKTAFVLDWEAMRIRCPQGVTQPFEVGGKVRFPAARCRRCPLQERCTTSPKGRSVSIHPDELLLVELRERQQTKEGRAKLRERVSVEHSLAHIGQWQGRRARYLGVRKNLFDLRRVAVVHNLHVLARQEAAGRSQAA encoded by the coding sequence ATGCAGCCTTCTGTCTGGCAGCCGCCAGTGGAACCCTCACCCGCTGAGCAGGCTATCCTCAAGCGTATCCGTCGCGCCAAGCTGTTCGTTTTCCTGCGCCGCATCCGCCATCAACTCTTCGACGCCGCCTTCCAGAGCGAACTGGCCGGCATCTACAAAGACAGCCCTTGCGGTCAGCCGCCCATCCCACCGGCTCAACTGGCCCTGGCCACTGTCTTGCAGGCCTACACCGGTATCTCCGACGACGAGACCATTGAAGTGCTCACCATGGACCGCCGGTGGCAGATGGTGCTCGACTGCCTCGATTGCGAGGAAGCCCCCTTCGGCAAAGCCACCCTGATACGCTTCCGCCAAGCGCTCATCGCCCACGGCCTCGACCGTCGCCTGATTGAGCGGACCATCGAGTTGGCCACCAGCGACGGCGGGTTCGGCTCACGGGCGTTGCGGGCGGCCCTCGATTCGAGCCCTTTGTGGGGAGCCGGGAGAGTCGAGGATTCTTTTAATTTGTTGGGCCATGCAATGCGCAAGGCATTGAGGATCATGGTGTGCCAGACGGGGGTGGGACTGGCGCAATGGGCTGAGCAGACAGGCACCACACTCGTCGCGGGCAGCAGTTTGAAGGCTGCCCTGGACATCGATTGGAGTCAACCGGACGAATGTGCCGAAGCTCTGGGAAGGCTGCTCGGGGCGCTCGAATCGCTGGAAAGTTACTTGGACGGGCAAACTCAACCCCCTCAGGCTGGGGTCGCACGGTGTCTGCAAGCGGCCGAGCAAGTCCACCAGCAGGACGTACAACTCAACTCGCGCGGACAGTTTGTCCTTCGGCGTGGAGTCAGCCGCGAGCGGCGCATCAGCATCGAAGACCCCGCGATGCGCCACGGCCGCAAAAGCCGGGCGGTGCGCATCGATGGCTACAAGCGCCACGTGCTCAAAGACATCGACAGCGGCCTGGTGCGCGCAGTGGGCATTACTGCGGCCAACCGACCGGAAGCGGCGGTGACAAGGGACATCGAGGCGGACCTGGAGCCTCAGCGGGTGAAGTTGATTGAACTGCACATCGACCGGGCGTATCTGAGCAGCGAGTGGGTCAGACTTCGTCCAGAAGACTTGCGTATTTACTGCAAAGCCTGGCCGGTTAGAAATGGGCCGTACTTCCAGAAGACGGCCTTCGTGCTCGACTGGGAGGCGATGCGGATTCGTTGTCCACAGGGCGTCACCCAGCCTTTTGAGGTGGGTGGGAAAGTGCGGTTTCCGGCCGCGCGCTGTCGGCGCTGTCCCCTACAGGAACGCTGCACGACCAGCCCCAAAGGTCGCAGTGTCTCGATCCATCCGGACGAACTTCTGCTGGTCGAGTTGCGCGAACGCCAGCAGACAAAGGAGGGTCGAGCGAAGTTGCGTGAGCGCGTGAGTGTCGAGCACAGTTTGGCGCACATCGGTCAGTGGCAGGGACGCCGAGCCCGTTACCTGGGCGTGCGCAAGAATCTATTCGATTTGCGTCGGGTGGCGGTGGTGCACAATCTGCATGTGCTAGCCCGACAGGAAGCCGCTGGGCGTTCACAGGCGGCTTAG
- a CDS encoding TldD/PmbA family protein, with translation MSAVVDNILGLAERRGVSAEVFYLRVDETPVEFETNRLKSLQTKATAGLAVRVIADGRLGFASSTDLSRIEGLLEAAVETAASGNEAEFDFAGSGELPTARSAFEVPPTARFVERGEALVERVRAYNPDILVSATFALRRSRVEIATTGGAHGERERVTVTASLSGNLVRGEDLLEAYGYGVGRDAEPDYDRLVEEVLTKFRRAERNAQVAGGSLPVVFSPRAAAFALGGLFQTALSGQTVVQKTSPLADKIGQTLFSEQLTLCEDPSAGTAAVPFDDEGTPTRPKCFIEQGTVREFYWDRTWASRSGQPLGGNGFRGGLGRPSPGLVNLCMAGGRVSAAELIRSIDEGILVEQVLGAGQSNQFAGEFSVNLDLGYKIEHGEIVGRLKNTMVAGNIFEAFNAQLAGLSTETEWVFGSACLPTIAFAGLGVSSRG, from the coding sequence GTGAGCGCCGTTGTCGATAATATCCTCGGCCTCGCCGAAAGGCGCGGGGTCAGTGCCGAGGTTTTCTATCTGCGAGTCGACGAGACCCCGGTCGAATTTGAGACCAACCGTCTCAAGAGTCTCCAGACCAAGGCGACCGCAGGGTTGGCCGTGCGGGTGATTGCCGATGGAAGGCTCGGTTTTGCCAGTTCTACCGACTTAAGCCGCATCGAAGGTTTACTGGAGGCGGCCGTCGAGACGGCCGCGAGTGGCAACGAGGCCGAATTCGATTTTGCCGGTTCTGGAGAGTTGCCCACGGCGCGTTCCGCTTTCGAGGTGCCCCCCACCGCTCGCTTCGTCGAGCGCGGTGAAGCACTGGTGGAGCGCGTGCGCGCCTACAACCCCGACATTCTGGTGAGTGCTACGTTTGCTTTGCGCCGCTCGCGCGTCGAAATCGCCACCACCGGCGGCGCCCACGGCGAGCGCGAGCGCGTCACGGTAACGGCCTCCCTCTCAGGCAATCTGGTGCGCGGCGAAGACTTGCTCGAAGCCTACGGCTACGGGGTGGGCCGCGACGCAGAGCCCGACTACGACCGGTTGGTCGAAGAAGTGCTTACCAAGTTCCGCCGCGCCGAGCGCAACGCCCAAGTCGCAGGCGGCAGCCTGCCGGTGGTCTTTTCTCCCAGGGCGGCGGCTTTTGCGCTCGGGGGACTCTTCCAGACAGCCCTTTCCGGGCAGACGGTGGTGCAAAAAACCTCGCCTCTGGCGGACAAAATCGGCCAAACACTCTTTAGCGAACAGCTGACTCTCTGCGAAGATCCGTCTGCGGGAACAGCGGCGGTGCCGTTTGACGATGAGGGTACCCCGACGCGGCCCAAGTGCTTCATCGAGCAGGGCACCGTGCGCGAGTTTTATTGGGATCGCACCTGGGCGTCGCGCTCCGGGCAACCGCTGGGCGGCAACGGTTTTCGCGGCGGCCTCGGGCGGCCCTCGCCGGGACTGGTGAATCTGTGCATGGCTGGCGGGCGGGTGTCGGCGGCGGAACTGATTCGCTCGATCGACGAAGGCATTTTGGTCGAGCAGGTGCTGGGAGCAGGTCAATCCAACCAGTTCGCGGGCGAGTTCTCGGTCAATCTGGATCTGGGCTACAAAATCGAGCACGGCGAAATTGTCGGCCGTCTTAAAAACACGATGGTGGCGGGCAACATCTTTGAAGCGTTCAACGCGCAACTGGCCGGGCTTTCGACGGAGACCGAATGGGTGTTCGGCTCGGCGTGCCTCCCCACGATCGCCTTTGCCGGGCTCGGGGTCTCAAGCCGCGGCTAG
- a CDS encoding DedA family protein has protein sequence MEPVLDFFRYLGNFEELIRAGGYVALTAIIFVETGLLIGFFLPGDSLLVAAGVLIAATGLLNIWVLAALLCTAAIVGDTVGYWIGAKAGPRLFSREKSLLFAKDHLIKAERFYTKYGAKTILLARWVPIVRTFAPVVAGAARMHYPTFLLFNVVGGVTWIGSLLIGSYFLGQLIPDLEKNVHIVVAVVVLLSILPPIIEYLKARREPDASR, from the coding sequence GTGGAGCCAGTCCTGGATTTTTTTCGTTACCTGGGCAACTTTGAGGAACTGATCCGCGCCGGGGGGTACGTGGCGCTGACGGCCATCATCTTCGTGGAGACGGGGCTGCTCATTGGGTTTTTTCTGCCGGGCGACTCGTTGCTCGTCGCTGCGGGTGTATTGATCGCCGCCACCGGTCTGCTCAACATCTGGGTGCTGGCGGCCCTTTTGTGCACAGCGGCCATCGTCGGCGACACCGTCGGCTACTGGATTGGGGCAAAGGCGGGGCCGCGGTTGTTCTCGCGGGAGAAATCCCTGCTTTTTGCCAAGGACCACCTGATCAAAGCTGAGCGCTTCTATACCAAGTACGGCGCCAAGACCATTTTGCTGGCGCGCTGGGTGCCTATCGTGCGCACGTTTGCGCCGGTGGTGGCCGGGGCGGCGAGGATGCACTATCCGACGTTTTTGCTCTTCAACGTCGTGGGCGGGGTCACCTGGATCGGTTCGCTGCTGATTGGCAGTTACTTTTTGGGCCAGCTCATCCCAGATCTCGAAAAAAACGTCCACATCGTCGTAGCGGTGGTAGTTTTGCTGTCGATTCTGCCGCCGATTATTGAGTATCTCAAAGCCCGCCGCGAGCCGGACGCTTCCCGATAA
- a CDS encoding ATP-dependent DNA helicase, which yields MISLSDAFEDVARVLPGYEVRQPQLDMARAVERGFAERIAVVAEAGTGTGKSFSALVPAILSGKRVVISTATIALQEQYLYKDIPLLQKALPVRFEARLVKGRSHYVSKRRWSESLLAPGITWLREWYEQTESGDLADLPTSPPSEIWDDIRSDKDDCLREKCPHFDSCFYFESRRSLGQAQILITNHALLLIDRASHGQILPDFDLLVIDEAHQFAEYATRALTLTLSNFGMGRTLSRIKKQFPNLGIALARAEAEANAFFEVLLTEAHQTRRYNLDPAMADDLSAAVVRLLQSLKELNLGSEDNLETNVARMRRDRLVETLTGYEGNLRVLAEPGENWVNWVEYQTTRGGGTNVALNCTPLDVAPPLGQWFSHPDGPTAVWMSATLSTAGADPFDFFRRQVGLPAGTAEERIFASPFDYPSQGLLYLPTHLPDPNDASYANAIAAEIEKLVNFSEGRAFVLFTSLQQMKQVYALLEAKLLWPAQHQEQMPKRRLVEWFRTVKNPVLFATASFWEGVSVEGPQLSLVVIDRIPFQSPGDIVYDARCELLSRTSGDRWAWFDRLALPYAQLRLKQGAGRLVRTRTDKGIVAILDPRMHRKAYGKTILKSLPPMQVSRRFDPRLFRAFIDPAGTGVSVEDDELWVQDFGLGI from the coding sequence AGTTTTAGCGCCCTTGTCCCGGCCATCCTCAGCGGCAAGCGGGTGGTGATTTCGACGGCCACCATCGCCCTGCAGGAGCAGTATCTCTACAAAGACATTCCTTTGCTGCAAAAGGCGCTCCCGGTGCGCTTCGAGGCGCGGCTGGTCAAAGGCCGCAGCCACTATGTCTCGAAGCGGCGCTGGTCAGAATCGCTGCTCGCTCCGGGGATCACCTGGTTGCGCGAGTGGTACGAGCAGACCGAAAGCGGCGATCTGGCCGACCTGCCCACCAGTCCGCCTTCCGAAATCTGGGACGACATCCGCTCCGACAAAGACGATTGCCTGCGCGAGAAGTGTCCTCACTTTGATAGCTGCTTTTATTTCGAGTCGCGCCGCTCGCTCGGGCAGGCACAGATTTTGATCACCAACCACGCGCTATTGCTGATTGATCGGGCAAGCCACGGGCAGATCCTCCCCGACTTCGACTTGCTGGTCATCGACGAGGCCCATCAATTTGCCGAGTACGCCACCCGTGCCCTGACGCTCACCCTCAGCAACTTCGGCATGGGCCGCACCCTGAGCCGAATCAAAAAGCAGTTTCCCAACCTGGGCATCGCCCTGGCGCGGGCGGAGGCGGAGGCGAACGCCTTCTTCGAAGTGCTGCTTACCGAAGCGCACCAGACGCGCCGCTACAATCTCGACCCGGCGATGGCCGACGATCTGTCGGCGGCCGTCGTGCGGCTGTTGCAATCGCTCAAGGAACTGAACCTGGGAAGCGAGGACAACCTCGAAACGAACGTGGCGCGCATGCGCCGCGACCGGCTGGTGGAGACGCTCACCGGCTACGAGGGCAATTTGCGTGTCCTTGCTGAGCCAGGAGAAAACTGGGTCAACTGGGTCGAATATCAGACGACGCGCGGCGGCGGGACCAATGTCGCACTCAACTGCACGCCCCTGGATGTGGCACCGCCGTTGGGTCAGTGGTTCAGTCACCCGGACGGACCGACCGCCGTCTGGATGTCGGCCACCCTCAGCACCGCCGGGGCGGACCCGTTCGATTTTTTTCGCCGCCAGGTGGGGCTACCGGCTGGAACCGCCGAGGAGCGCATCTTTGCCAGCCCCTTCGATTACCCGAGCCAGGGTTTGCTATACCTGCCCACCCATCTGCCTGACCCGAATGACGCCAGTTACGCAAACGCCATCGCCGCCGAAATTGAGAAGCTGGTCAATTTCTCGGAGGGCCGCGCCTTTGTGCTCTTTACCAGCCTCCAGCAGATGAAGCAGGTATATGCCCTGCTCGAAGCGAAGTTGCTCTGGCCCGCGCAGCACCAGGAGCAAATGCCCAAGCGCCGCCTGGTCGAATGGTTCCGCACGGTCAAAAACCCGGTGCTCTTTGCCACGGCAAGTTTCTGGGAAGGGGTGAGCGTCGAAGGACCGCAATTGAGCCTGGTGGTTATCGACCGCATTCCGTTTCAGTCGCCCGGCGACATCGTCTACGACGCGCGCTGCGAGCTGCTCTCGCGCACCAGCGGCGATCGGTGGGCCTGGTTCGACCGGCTCGCCCTGCCCTATGCCCAGTTGCGGCTCAAACAGGGAGCGGGCCGCCTCGTCCGTACCCGCACCGACAAAGGCATCGTCGCCATTCTCGACCCGCGCATGCATCGCAAAGCCTACGGCAAGACCATTCTCAAGTCGCTGCCGCCGATGCAGGTGAGCCGTCGCTTCGACCCGCGGCTGTTTCGTGCGTTCATCGACCCAGCCGGCACCGGCGTCAGCGTCGAGGACGACGAGCTATGGGTGCAGGATTTTGGTTTGGGCATCTAA